From a single Paramormyrops kingsleyae isolate MSU_618 chromosome 14, PKINGS_0.4, whole genome shotgun sequence genomic region:
- the tmem179aa gene encoding transmembrane protein 179, producing MWLPGRCAVVLHASGGASVRSRRGTERRKPEHRRLANMALDNFLFAQCILYFLAFVFGFIAVVPLSENDDDFQGKCLLFTRGMWQNENITVAKQRFMVDEWGPESSCSFITWVGIASLILSAVQAWRLLFFLCKGHDDSIFNAFLNLLVSSLVVFVVFVACTIISVGFNLWCDAITESGSMISSCEDLQDTDLELGLDNSSFYDQFAIAQFGLWAAWLTWLGIAVLAFLKVYHNYRQEDLLDSLVREKELLLGRGARRFSDAEDRSAMI from the exons ATGTGGCTCCCCGGCAGATGCGCTGTCGTGCTTCATGCGTCAGGCGGCGCGTCAGTGCGCAGCCGCCGCGGCACCGAGCGCAGAAAGCCGGAGCACAGGCGCCTGGCGAACATGGCACTCGACAATTTCCTTTTCGCGCAGTGCATCCTCTACTTCCTGGCGTTCGTCTTCGGCTTCATCGCCGTGGTTCCTCTGTCGGAAAACGACGATGACTTCCAGGGTAAATGCCTGCTCTTTACTCGGGGCATGTGGCAGAACGAGAACATCACAGTGGCGAAGCAGCGCTTCATGGTGGATGAGTGGGGACCCGAGTCCTCCTGCAGCTTCATCACCTGGGTCGGGATCGCGTCCCTCATACTGTCCGCAGTACAGGCGTGGcggctgctcttcttcctctgcAAAGGCCACGACGA ctccATCTTCAACGCCTTCCTGAACCTCCTGGTCAGCTCGCTGGTGGTCTTCGTAGTCTTCGTGGCCTGCACCATCATCAGTGTGGGCTTCAACCTCTGGTGTGATGCCATCACGGAGAGTGGCAGTATGATCAGCAG ctGCGAGGACCTGCAGGACACCGACCTGGAGCTCGGCCTGGACAACTCCTCATTCTACGACCAGTTTGCCATCGCGCAG TTTGGCCTCTGGGCGGCCTGGCTGACCTGGCTGGGCATCGCGGTGCTGGCCTTCCTCAAGGTCTACCACAACTACCGGCAGGAGGACCTGCTGGACAGCCTGGTGCGCGAGAAGGAGCTGCTCCTGGGCCGCGGCGCCCGCCGCTTCTCCGACGCCGAGGACAGAAGCGCAATGATCTAG